In one window of Bacteroidales bacterium DNA:
- a CDS encoding beta-lactamase family protein has product MNRFSFIIFILLFCATVVTSCRKDEVKRLSTIDCPIQDNPDFKANPKSDQYQALIDEYVGKGLPGVILLIKEPEGFYIGASGMADIKEGVKMQPCHVSKICSITKFMIGVSIMRMQEKGQLSLDDPISKYIPQNTLDQIENCDQNITIRNLMNHTSGIYDVINDQGFYLRVLNIPSRRPGGSAEICIEAGLIQFQSR; this is encoded by the coding sequence ATGAATCGATTCAGTTTTATCATATTCATATTGTTATTTTGCGCTACTGTTGTTACTTCCTGCAGAAAGGATGAAGTAAAGCGGCTTTCAACCATCGATTGCCCGATACAGGACAATCCTGATTTTAAGGCTAACCCGAAATCTGATCAGTACCAGGCTTTAATCGATGAATATGTCGGTAAAGGCCTCCCCGGAGTGATCCTTTTGATCAAGGAACCGGAAGGGTTCTACATTGGGGCGTCGGGAATGGCAGATATAAAAGAAGGAGTAAAAATGCAACCCTGCCATGTCTCGAAGATTTGTAGTATCACAAAATTCATGATAGGGGTATCAATTATGAGGATGCAGGAAAAGGGCCAGTTGTCACTGGATGATCCTATAAGTAAATATATCCCTCAGAATACCCTTGATCAGATTGAAAACTGCGATCAGAATATTACCATCCGTAACTTAATGAACCATACGTCGGGCATCTATGATGTAATCAATGACCAGGGTTTTTACCTCCGTGTATTGAACATCCCTTCGAGACGACCAGGAGGATCTGCTGAAATATGTATTGAAGCCGGCCTTATTCAGTTTCAATCCCGCTGA
- a CDS encoding FAD:protein FMN transferase yields the protein MKEFGVKCKMMGSAFELMVADDQEDFAQLMLEEGLNEIRRIENLLSEFLPASATSAINHYQGNSPLAIDPECFALIERCLGISRLTEGCFDITVSPLKKLYSFRNEAFTMPSRKLINETLEKVGFQKIELHKESNSISFSHPGVQVSFSAIGKGYASDRVKQLWLNKGVKSGFINASGDLNAFGSRHDGSPWKIGIANPVDKHQVLMQIPLHNASAATSGDYEQHFIYRNTRYSHNLNPLTGMPLTGIQSVTVFSPKAELSDALATAVYVKGIDKGMSFINQLPHTHCIMIDDKQQVHFSNNLVYEEIPC from the coding sequence ATGAAAGAGTTTGGTGTAAAATGCAAAATGATGGGTTCTGCTTTCGAATTGATGGTAGCAGATGATCAAGAGGACTTTGCACAGTTGATGCTGGAAGAAGGACTTAATGAAATCCGGCGCATTGAAAACCTGCTTTCCGAATTCCTCCCTGCTTCAGCAACCTCTGCAATAAACCATTACCAGGGGAATTCCCCACTCGCCATCGACCCGGAATGCTTTGCCCTTATTGAACGATGCCTGGGTATTTCCAGGCTGACAGAAGGCTGCTTTGATATCACCGTCAGCCCTCTTAAAAAACTTTATTCATTCAGGAATGAAGCATTCACCATGCCATCCAGGAAGCTGATCAATGAAACACTTGAAAAGGTTGGATTTCAAAAAATTGAACTACATAAGGAAAGCAATTCTATTAGTTTCAGTCATCCGGGAGTACAAGTCAGTTTTTCTGCCATTGGAAAGGGCTATGCTTCTGATCGGGTGAAACAATTATGGCTGAATAAAGGGGTAAAATCTGGATTTATTAACGCCAGCGGTGATCTGAATGCTTTTGGCTCCAGGCATGATGGTTCACCATGGAAAATAGGGATAGCCAATCCGGTTGACAAACACCAGGTATTGATGCAGATTCCTCTCCATAATGCCTCAGCTGCCACATCTGGCGATTACGAGCAGCACTTTATATACAGGAACACCAGGTATTCTCATAACCTCAATCCTTTAACCGGGATGCCGCTGACCGGGATTCAAAGTGTGACTGTTTTTTCACCAAAGGCAGAGCTTTCAGATGCGCTTGCCACAGCGGTATATGTTAAAGGCATTGATAAGGGTATGAGCTTTATCAATCAACTACCACACACACATTGTATCATGATTGATGATAAACAACAGGTTCATTTCTCCAATAATCTTGTTTATGAAGAGATTCCTTGTTAA
- a CDS encoding DUF4266 domain-containing protein: MKRFLVKYVLFLIGLVLLILSSCVSLKPYERIYVNDPDMQMEADAGQQFGNYIHSIRESGRPAGSQVSSGGCGCR, encoded by the coding sequence ATGAAGAGATTCCTTGTTAAGTATGTTTTGTTTCTAATCGGTTTGGTTTTACTGATATTATCATCATGTGTCAGTCTTAAGCCTTATGAGCGCATTTATGTAAATGATCCTGATATGCAGATGGAGGCAGATGCCGGACAACAATTCGGTAACTATATTCATTCAATCAGGGAAAGCGGACGCCCTGCCGGTTCGCAGGTCTCCAGCGGTGGTTGCGGTTGCAGGTAA
- a CDS encoding DUF3570 domain-containing protein, producing MESDYLSVSGNLGISQSDEKHQREYALELQYHNDDLRWGRLNPDYRRPVRLVYPQELRYREWFTHYRRHSMSMNLGITQIINKRNTAGVYPEISLQRGLLSTPFHRVYFSNDSVVVEKLPHQRLGAAIATLEYFLQGSHHYQKSSEYLQRQLRDTSSFHRK from the coding sequence ATGGAAAGCGATTATCTTTCTGTTTCGGGGAATTTAGGCATTAGTCAATCGGATGAGAAACATCAAAGAGAATATGCCTTAGAACTTCAGTATCATAATGATGACTTACGATGGGGACGATTGAACCCCGATTACAGACGGCCGGTCAGATTGGTGTATCCGCAGGAATTGCGCTACAGGGAATGGTTCACTCATTATCGCCGGCATTCCATGTCAATGAATTTGGGAATTACTCAAATCATTAATAAGCGGAATACAGCAGGTGTTTATCCTGAGATTTCCTTACAGAGAGGACTTCTTTCCACTCCCTTTCACAGGGTTTACTTTTCCAACGATTCAGTGGTTGTGGAAAAGCTGCCCCATCAGCGGTTGGGTGCAGCTATTGCTACGCTGGAATACTTTTTACAGGGGAGCCACCATTATCAAAAATCATCTGAATACCTACAGCGACAACTTCGGGATACGAGCTCTTTCCATCGAAAATGA
- a CDS encoding DUF3570 domain-containing protein, whose product MLRWNTFYRGATIIKNHLNTYSDNFGIRALSIENETILKLNPTYAIMPGIRLYLQKGSRYFSGYKEHNSLENFYTSDFDLSNLNTFTAGLGMRISPQKHLFKQNIFNSMVIRYNYMIRSDSLKAHFFSITFQTSKYRNKRSNR is encoded by the coding sequence TTGCTACGCTGGAATACTTTTTACAGGGGAGCCACCATTATCAAAAATCATCTGAATACCTACAGCGACAACTTCGGGATACGAGCTCTTTCCATCGAAAATGAAACCATTTTAAAACTCAATCCAACTTATGCAATAATGCCCGGCATCAGGCTCTATCTGCAGAAAGGATCGAGGTATTTTTCCGGGTATAAGGAACATAACAGCCTGGAAAACTTTTATACCTCCGATTTTGACCTTTCCAACCTGAATACTTTCACGGCAGGACTGGGAATGAGGATTAGCCCACAAAAGCACTTGTTTAAGCAAAATATTTTCAACTCTATGGTTATCCGGTATAATTATATGATCCGCTCTGATTCACTGAAAGCACATTTCTTCTCAATTACATTCCAAACCTCAAAGTATCGTAACAAGAGAAGTAATCGGTGA
- a CDS encoding MFS transporter: MQKGDPKIVRAWVMYDWANSVYQLTIASAIFPIYYNSVTRNGNDFTVSFFGAEVVNTVLYSWSIAAAYLIVAIGSPLFSSMADFTGRRKGFMRAFTLIGAAACGMLFFFDREHVELGIIAFAMGTIGYGGSIVFYNSFLPVIAEPKDQDRISARGYSMGYLGGVVLLIINLVMILMPEFFGFDKDSSYPARISFLTVFVWWIGFSSLTFRKLPKYTFRKRIQRASVFTNGYRELRVVFNQVRKSYKLSVYLIGFFFMMMGTLTTMFMAATYGEKELGLKDDILIATILVIQLIGMFGAWSFARLSEKIGNLKALIISVIAWMFICIFAYTITGTIGFLVAAFFIGIVMGGSQALARSTYSKMLPETTDHTSYFSFYDVMEKLATVAGTFSFGIIEALTGSMRYSVLAITIFFAIGLFFLLLLLRKKEAVV, encoded by the coding sequence ATCCAAAAGGGTGATCCGAAAATTGTCCGGGCCTGGGTCATGTATGATTGGGCCAACTCCGTCTATCAGTTAACAATAGCTTCTGCTATTTTCCCGATTTATTATAATTCTGTGACCCGCAATGGCAACGATTTCACTGTCTCCTTCTTTGGAGCTGAAGTTGTCAATACGGTGCTCTATTCCTGGTCAATAGCCGCAGCCTATCTGATTGTAGCCATAGGTTCACCACTCTTCTCTTCCATGGCCGATTTTACAGGCCGAAGAAAAGGATTTATGAGGGCTTTTACCCTTATTGGAGCAGCTGCTTGTGGTATGCTTTTCTTTTTCGACAGGGAACATGTTGAACTGGGAATCATTGCCTTTGCCATGGGAACCATTGGGTATGGAGGAAGCATTGTTTTCTATAATTCCTTTTTACCGGTAATTGCTGAACCCAAAGACCAGGATCGCATCAGTGCCAGGGGGTATTCAATGGGATATCTTGGTGGAGTGGTGTTGCTTATCATTAACCTGGTCATGATCTTGATGCCTGAATTTTTTGGATTTGATAAGGATTCCAGTTACCCGGCCAGGATATCCTTTCTCACTGTTTTTGTCTGGTGGATTGGATTCTCCAGCCTGACCTTCAGAAAACTTCCCAAATATACCTTCCGGAAACGGATCCAAAGGGCCAGCGTATTTACCAATGGCTACCGGGAACTTCGTGTGGTGTTCAACCAGGTAAGGAAATCCTATAAACTGAGTGTTTACCTGATTGGCTTTTTCTTCATGATGATGGGGACCCTCACTACCATGTTCATGGCTGCTACTTACGGAGAGAAAGAGTTGGGTTTGAAGGACGATATACTGATTGCAACCATACTGGTAATCCAGCTCATCGGAATGTTCGGAGCCTGGTCTTTTGCAAGGTTGTCGGAGAAAATTGGCAATCTGAAAGCTTTGATTATTTCAGTTATCGCATGGATGTTCATCTGTATATTTGCTTATACCATCACCGGAACCATCGGATTCCTGGTAGCAGCCTTCTTCATCGGTATTGTTATGGGAGGCTCACAGGCACTCGCAAGGTCAACATATTCCAAAATGTTGCCTGAAACAACGGATCATACTTCCTATTTTAGTTTCTATGATGTAATGGAAAAACTTGCCACTGTAGCCGGCACTTTTAGTTTTGGTATCATAGAAGCATTAACCGGAAGTATGAGGTATTCTGTACTTGCCATCACTATATTCTTTGCCATTGGATTGTTCTTCCTGCTGCTCCTGCTTCGAAAGAAGGAAGCTGTTGTCTGA